The following nucleotide sequence is from Streptomyces sp. NBC_00239.
GGGGACGGGCCGCGGATGACCGCAGAGTGAACGAATCCGTCCGGAACGGCGCCTTGGCGGAAATCGGGCGGGCCAATCTGGCCGGAGGCGGTGCGCGAGGTTGCCCGTTCGGCCTAATCTCGCCATCAATCGGGCACGCACCAGCACGAGTTCGACTGGAAGACGGCCTGGAACGGGTGAAGGGCGGGCGAGGATGCACGGAACGGGCGCGATGTCCGGCACGTACGGCACGGTCGACGGCTTCAGCTATGGCCTGATCACGCCCCTCGCGGCGTACCTCATGGCCTGCCTGGGCGGCGCGCTCGGACTCCGTTGCACGACCCGGTCCCTCCTCGTCGAGCGCTCCTGGCGGCCCGGCTGGTTGGCCCTGGGGGCGACCGCCATCGGATCCGGAATCTGGACCATGCATTTCATTGCGATGATGGGCTTTTCCGTCGCCGAGTCGCCACTGAACTACGACAAACGGACCACGTTCGCGAGCCTCGGAGTTGCGATCGTGATGGTCGGGATCGGGATCTTCATCGTGGGATACCGGGGCAGCACCCCGATGTCCCTCGTCACCGGCGGCACCATCACCGGCCTCGGCGTCGCCTCCATGCACTACCTGGGCATGGCCGGCATGCGGCTGCACGGGCACCTGGAGTACGACACGAAAGTGGTGGCGCTGTCGGTCGTCGTCGCCGTCGTCGCCTCCACCGCCGCCCTCTGGGCCGCCGTCAGCGTCCGCGGACTGCTGCCCGCGATCGGCGCCAGCCTGGTGATGGGGCTCGCCGTCACCGGCATGCACTACACCGCGATGACCGCGCTGCGGGTCCGGATCGGCGGCGGGTACGGGGAGCTCGCCGGCGACCGGCCCACCACCCTGCTGGCACCCCTGCTGATCGGCCCGGTGGTCTTCCTGATCGTGGCCGCCGTGGTGGTCATGTTCGACCCGCTGCTGGTCATGGGCACCCAGGACTGGCAGAAGCCCGGCGAGGTGCGGTACCGGGAGCCCGTGCCCCAGCGCCCGGTGTGGCCCGCCCGGCCGACCTACGAGGATTCCTCGTACCCGCGGGAACCCTGACGCGGGGCGCGAGGCGACCGGTGTGTCAGTGGGGAGTCGTACGGTGGTGTCATGCGGCCCGTATCGAAGATCGAACGCACGGTGGCCCCCTTCGAGGTGGTCAGTCCCTACCAGCCCAGCGGCGACCAGCCGGCGGCCATCGCCGAGCTGGAGAAGCGCATCCGCGCGGGTGAGAAGGACGTCGTACTGCTCGGCGCCACCGGCACCGGAAAGTCGGCGACCACCGCCTGGATGATCGAGCGGCTCCAGCGCCCGACCCTGGTCATGGCGCCGAACAAGACCCTCGCGGCCCAGCTGGCGAACGAGTTCCGCGAGCTCCTGCCGAACAACGCGGTCGAGTACTTCGTCTCGTACTACGACTACTACCAGCCCGAGGCGTACGTCCCGCAGTCGGACACCTACATCGAGAAGGACTCCTCGATCAACGAGGAGGTGGAGCGGCTGCGGCACTCCGCCACCAACTCGCTGCTGACCCGCCGCGACGTGATCGTCGTCGCGTCCGTCTCCTGCATCTACGGCCTCGGCACCCCGCAGGAGTACGTGGACCGCATGGTCCCCCTCAAGGTCGGCGAGGAGATCGACCGCGACCAGCTGCTGCGCCGCTTCGTCGACATCCAGTACACGCGCAACGACGTGGCCTTCGCCCGCGGCACCTTCCGGGTGCGCGGCGACACCATCGAGATCTTCCCGGTCTACGAGGAGCTCGCCGTCCGCATCGAGATGTTCGGCGACGAGATCGAGGCGCTGTCCACGCTCCACCCGCTGACCGGCGAGGTCATCAGCGAGGACCGCGAGCTGTACGTGTTCCCCGCCAGCCACTACATCGCCGGCCCCGAGCGCATGCAGAAGGCCATCGCCGGGATCGAGACCGAGCTCGCCGACCGACTCGCCGAGCTGGAGAAGCAGGGCAAGCTGCTGGAAGCCCAGCGGCTGCGCATGCGCACCACGTACGACCTGGAGATGATGCAGCAGATCGGCTCCTGTTCCGGCATCGAGAACTATTCGCTCCACATGGACGGCCGGGAGCGCGGGTCCGCGCCGCACACCCTCATTGATTACTTCCCCGAAGACTTCCTTCTGGTCATCGACGAGTCGCACGTGACGGTCCCTCAGATCGGCGCCATGTACGAGGGCGACGCCTCCCGCAAGCGGACGCTCGTCGACCACGGCTTCCGTCTGCCCTCCGCGCTCGACAACCGGCCCCTGAAGTGGGAGGAGTTCCTCGACCGGGTGGGCCAGACGGTCTACCTGTCCGCCACTCCCGGCAAGTACGAGCTCTCGCGCGGCGACGGCTTCGTCGAGCAGATCATCCGGCCGACCGGCCTCATCGACCCGGAGGTCGTCGTCAAGCCCACCGAGGGCCAGATCGACGACCTGGTGCACGAGATCCGCAAGCGCACCGAGAAGGACGAGCGGGTCCTGGTCACCACCCTCACCAAGAAGATGGCCGAGGACCTCACCGACTACTTCCTGGAGCTCGGCATCCAGGTCCGCTACCTGCACAGCGACGTGGACACGCTGCGCCGCATCGAGCTGCTGCGCGAGCTGCGGGCCGGCGAGTACGACGTCCTGGTCGGCATCAACCTGCTCCGCGAGGGCCTCGACCTGCCCGAGGTGTCGCTCGTCGCGATCCTCGACGCCGACAAGGAGGGCTTCCTGCGCTCCGGGACCTCCCTCATCCAGACCATCGGCCGGGCCGCGCGCAACGTCTCCGGCGAGGTCCACATGTACGCCGACAAGATGACCCCGGCGATGGAGAAGGCCATCGAGGAGACCAACCGCCGCCGGGAGAAGCAGGTCGCGTACAACACGGCGAACGGCATCGACCCGCAGCCGCTGCGCAAGAAGATCAACGACATCGTCGCGACGATCGCCCGCGAGGAGATCGACACCGAGGAGCTGCTGGGCAGCGGATACCGGCAGGCCAAGGAGGGCAAGGGGGCCAAGGCGCCCGTGCCCGCGCTCGGCGGCAAGGCGGCCAAGGGCGGCGGCAAGGCCGCCAAGGGGGCCAAGAGGGAGGTCCTCACCGACCGGCCGGCCGCCGAACTGGCCGAGCTGATCGAGGAGATGACCGCGCGGATGCGGGCCGCCGCCGCGGACCT
It contains:
- a CDS encoding MHYT domain-containing protein; the protein is MSGTYGTVDGFSYGLITPLAAYLMACLGGALGLRCTTRSLLVERSWRPGWLALGATAIGSGIWTMHFIAMMGFSVAESPLNYDKRTTFASLGVAIVMVGIGIFIVGYRGSTPMSLVTGGTITGLGVASMHYLGMAGMRLHGHLEYDTKVVALSVVVAVVASTAALWAAVSVRGLLPAIGASLVMGLAVTGMHYTAMTALRVRIGGGYGELAGDRPTTLLAPLLIGPVVFLIVAAVVVMFDPLLVMGTQDWQKPGEVRYREPVPQRPVWPARPTYEDSSYPREP
- the uvrB gene encoding excinuclease ABC subunit UvrB, with the translated sequence MRPVSKIERTVAPFEVVSPYQPSGDQPAAIAELEKRIRAGEKDVVLLGATGTGKSATTAWMIERLQRPTLVMAPNKTLAAQLANEFRELLPNNAVEYFVSYYDYYQPEAYVPQSDTYIEKDSSINEEVERLRHSATNSLLTRRDVIVVASVSCIYGLGTPQEYVDRMVPLKVGEEIDRDQLLRRFVDIQYTRNDVAFARGTFRVRGDTIEIFPVYEELAVRIEMFGDEIEALSTLHPLTGEVISEDRELYVFPASHYIAGPERMQKAIAGIETELADRLAELEKQGKLLEAQRLRMRTTYDLEMMQQIGSCSGIENYSLHMDGRERGSAPHTLIDYFPEDFLLVIDESHVTVPQIGAMYEGDASRKRTLVDHGFRLPSALDNRPLKWEEFLDRVGQTVYLSATPGKYELSRGDGFVEQIIRPTGLIDPEVVVKPTEGQIDDLVHEIRKRTEKDERVLVTTLTKKMAEDLTDYFLELGIQVRYLHSDVDTLRRIELLRELRAGEYDVLVGINLLREGLDLPEVSLVAILDADKEGFLRSGTSLIQTIGRAARNVSGEVHMYADKMTPAMEKAIEETNRRREKQVAYNTANGIDPQPLRKKINDIVATIAREEIDTEELLGSGYRQAKEGKGAKAPVPALGGKAAKGGGKAAKGAKREVLTDRPAAELAELIEEMTARMRAAAADLQFEVAARIRDEVGELKKELRQMKEAGIA